From a single Microbacterium murale genomic region:
- a CDS encoding SDR family oxidoreductase, giving the protein MTRVLVTGATGYIGGRLVPQLLAAGHEVSVYVRSPWKLRDVPWRQQVTVFKGDFSDAIATRRAMNGVDVAFYLVHSMSAGRDFVDAEKRDAEQFAEVAAAAQVSRIVYLGGLHPAGADLSKHLSSRAAVGQTFLDGEVPAIVFQAGIVIGSGSASFEMIRHLTEVLPYMPAPRWVRNHVQPIAIRDVLRYLVRAVSLPDGLNRTFDIGGPDILRYGQMMNGYAVEAGLPQRGIAALPVLTPWLASQWVSLVSPVPRSIAVPIIASLQNDCVMSEHDIDDYIEPPDGGLLPYRVAVRLALKREEEGEVETSWQSATVPGAPSDPLPSDPDWAGHTVFTDLRERRTVASTAAVWDVIESIGGERGWYSFPLAWAARGWIDRLVGGVGMRRGRRHPTRLHTGDVVDVWRVEAVDHGHTLRLRAEMRMPGRGWLELGVEPADGGSLYRQRAVYFPKGLTGRLYWSMLLPFHGVIFNGMAASILREAERATAEKR; this is encoded by the coding sequence ATGACTCGAGTGCTCGTCACCGGCGCGACCGGCTACATCGGCGGTCGCCTCGTTCCCCAGCTCCTGGCGGCCGGTCATGAGGTGAGCGTGTACGTGCGCTCGCCGTGGAAGCTGCGCGACGTGCCGTGGCGGCAGCAGGTCACGGTGTTCAAGGGCGACTTCTCGGATGCCATCGCCACCCGCCGCGCGATGAACGGAGTGGACGTCGCGTTCTATCTGGTGCACTCGATGAGCGCCGGTCGGGATTTCGTGGATGCCGAGAAGCGCGATGCCGAGCAATTCGCGGAAGTCGCCGCCGCCGCGCAGGTGAGCAGAATCGTGTATCTCGGCGGACTGCACCCCGCCGGCGCGGACCTATCGAAGCACCTCTCATCCAGGGCGGCGGTCGGTCAGACCTTCCTCGACGGCGAAGTGCCCGCGATCGTGTTCCAGGCCGGCATCGTGATCGGCTCCGGGTCGGCGTCCTTCGAGATGATCCGCCACCTCACCGAGGTGCTGCCGTACATGCCGGCGCCCCGCTGGGTGCGCAATCATGTGCAGCCCATCGCCATCCGCGACGTGCTGCGCTACCTGGTGCGCGCCGTGTCGCTGCCGGACGGACTCAATCGCACGTTCGACATCGGTGGACCAGACATCCTCCGGTACGGCCAGATGATGAACGGGTACGCGGTCGAGGCCGGGCTTCCACAGCGCGGGATCGCCGCGCTTCCCGTGCTCACGCCGTGGCTCGCCTCGCAGTGGGTGAGCCTGGTGAGTCCCGTTCCGCGATCGATCGCAGTGCCGATCATCGCGTCGTTGCAGAACGACTGCGTCATGAGCGAGCACGATATCGACGACTACATCGAACCTCCTGATGGTGGGCTTCTCCCGTATCGGGTCGCCGTGCGGCTCGCGCTCAAGCGCGAAGAAGAGGGCGAAGTCGAGACGAGCTGGCAGAGCGCCACGGTGCCGGGTGCGCCGAGCGATCCGCTGCCGAGCGACCCCGATTGGGCAGGGCACACGGTCTTCACCGACCTGCGCGAACGCCGCACGGTTGCCTCGACTGCCGCGGTCTGGGACGTGATCGAGTCGATCGGCGGCGAGAGGGGCTGGTACTCCTTCCCCCTGGCGTGGGCTGCGCGGGGCTGGATCGATCGCCTCGTCGGCGGTGTCGGGATGCGGCGGGGCCGCCGGCATCCGACGAGATTGCACACCGGTGACGTGGTCGATGTCTGGCGTGTGGAGGCGGTCGATCACGGGCACACGCTTCGCCTGCGAGCGGAGATGCGGATGCCGGGGCGCGGGTGGCTCGAACTCGGCGTCGAGCCGGCCGACGGCGGGAGTCTCTACCGCCAGCGGGCCGTGTACTTCCCGAAGGGACTGACGGGCCGGCTGTACTG
- a CDS encoding prenyltransferase — protein sequence MPEVLATSRTLLIASRPLSWINTAYPFAAVYLLTTGRIDVALVVGTLFFLVPYNLAMYGINDVFDYESDLANPRKGGAEGAKLPPRLHRITLLASGLLAAPFVITLLILGAHRPMSWAVLAVSLFAVVAYSVRGLRFKEIPFLDSVTSSTHFVTPALYAMALAGTDVTMPLVVTMASFFCWGMASHAFGAVQDIVPDREAGIGSIATVLGASRTVRFAVLLWALAGFLMLLAPWPANLAALAVLPYLISAAPYLRVDDVHSGDVNRAWRRFLFINYAVGFAITLLLILCTSRGLFA from the coding sequence ATGCCTGAGGTCCTCGCGACGAGTCGCACGCTGCTCATCGCCTCCCGCCCGCTGAGCTGGATCAACACGGCGTATCCGTTCGCTGCTGTGTATCTGCTCACGACCGGGCGCATCGATGTCGCGCTGGTGGTTGGCACCCTGTTCTTCCTCGTGCCGTACAACCTGGCCATGTACGGCATCAACGACGTATTCGACTACGAGTCCGACCTCGCCAATCCGCGGAAGGGCGGAGCAGAGGGGGCCAAGCTGCCGCCGCGACTGCATCGCATCACCCTCCTCGCCTCCGGGCTCCTCGCCGCACCCTTCGTGATCACACTCCTGATCCTCGGCGCGCACCGGCCGATGTCGTGGGCGGTGCTCGCGGTGAGCCTGTTCGCCGTTGTCGCGTATTCCGTTCGCGGCCTGCGGTTCAAGGAGATCCCCTTCCTCGACTCGGTCACCTCCAGCACGCACTTCGTCACGCCCGCCCTCTACGCGATGGCACTCGCCGGCACAGACGTCACCATGCCGCTCGTCGTGACGATGGCCTCGTTCTTCTGCTGGGGGATGGCGAGCCACGCGTTCGGCGCCGTGCAGGACATCGTGCCGGATCGTGAGGCCGGCATCGGATCGATCGCAACCGTGCTCGGCGCGTCGAGGACCGTGCGGTTCGCGGTTCTGCTGTGGGCCCTCGCCGGTTTCCTCATGCTCCTCGCGCCATGGCCTGCGAACCTCGCTGCGCTCGCCGTACTGCCGTATCTGATCAGCGCGGCGCCGTATCTGCGCGTGGACGACGTGCACTCCGGCGACGTCAACCGCGCCTGGCGCCGCTTCCTCTTCATCAACTACGCCGTGGGGTTCGCGATCACCCTGCTGCTCATTCTCTGCACGTCGAGAGGACTGTTCGCATGA
- a CDS encoding lycopene cyclase domain-containing protein, with protein MTYLLMSLPFIAIALIVFGLGALHARRHRALGPYLSSWAVATASLVVLTVIFDNVMMAAGFFDYGVEHISGIRLGLIPIEDLMYPIAGALLLSGLWQMLGVTGPREEGRDA; from the coding sequence ATGACGTACTTGCTGATGTCGCTCCCGTTCATCGCGATCGCCCTCATCGTGTTCGGCCTCGGTGCTCTGCATGCGCGTCGTCACCGTGCGCTCGGACCGTATCTGTCCTCCTGGGCGGTGGCCACAGCATCCCTCGTCGTCCTCACCGTCATCTTCGACAACGTGATGATGGCAGCCGGATTCTTCGATTACGGCGTCGAACACATCTCGGGCATACGCCTCGGCCTCATACCGATCGAGGACCTGATGTACCCGATCGCCGGCGCCCTGCTGCTCAGCGGGTTATGGCAGATGCTCGGCGTCACAGGGCCCCGAGAGGAGGGCCGCGATGCCTGA
- a CDS encoding lycopene cyclase domain-containing protein, with amino-acid sequence MNLVYAAALLISLACLVLLDLRFTLVFRRTPAIAAGVLLIGVVFFIAWDAVGISLGVFRHVDSRWATGILLAPQFPLEELLFLVFLGYLTLVLLSGWRRWRAKRSTR; translated from the coding sequence GTGAACCTGGTGTACGCGGCTGCGCTGCTGATCAGCCTCGCGTGTCTCGTCCTGCTCGATCTGCGTTTCACGCTGGTCTTCAGGCGGACACCGGCGATCGCCGCCGGGGTACTGCTCATCGGCGTGGTGTTCTTCATCGCCTGGGATGCGGTCGGGATCAGCCTCGGCGTGTTCCGTCACGTCGACTCGCGCTGGGCCACCGGAATCCTGCTCGCACCGCAGTTCCCGCTCGAGGAACTGCTCTTCCTCGTCTTCCTCGGCTACCTCACGCTGGTGCTGCTCAGCGGCTGGCGGCGCTGGCGAGCGAAGCGGAGCACCCGATGA
- the crtI gene encoding phytoene desaturase family protein has translation MSGKRVVVVGGGVSGLATACLLARDGHDVTLLEKNRDFGGRAGAWEKDGFTFDTGPSWYLMPEVFEHFYRMMGTNTAERLELVPLQPGYRIYGEPSGAEPEEAIDVPAGDRAVAELFESRERGAGVRIRTYLASATKTYRAAVRSFLYNPFSSWRDFASRAVLASAPAVLPLLTRSLWSFATRRFQDLRLRQILAYPAVFLGTSPFAAPALYHLMSHMDLVDGVKYPVGGFRAFVASLVDIARENGVELLADSDVKAISSAGGAVRSVEYTRNGEAHRLYADIVVSAVDEHHTETVLLEPADRSYPEKRWGAQVSGPSAVLIMLGVRGELPQLRHHTLFFSNDWHDNFDAIFGSPTRIPEAPSLYVCTPSATDDGVAPAGCENLFVLVPLPADTKIGAGGIDGAGDELVNLAADRAIAQIGAWAGIPELSSRIVVQRTFGPADFATDFNSFRGSALGPAHTLAQSAFFRGVTRSRRIDGLFYTGATSVPGVGLPMCLISAELVLKHVRGDHSPGPLEEP, from the coding sequence GTGAGCGGCAAGAGGGTCGTGGTCGTGGGTGGCGGCGTGAGTGGCCTGGCCACGGCATGCCTGCTCGCCCGAGACGGGCACGACGTGACCCTGCTCGAGAAGAACCGCGATTTCGGCGGGCGAGCCGGAGCATGGGAGAAAGACGGCTTCACGTTCGACACCGGGCCGTCGTGGTATCTCATGCCGGAGGTGTTCGAGCACTTCTACCGGATGATGGGGACCAACACCGCGGAGCGGCTGGAGCTCGTGCCGCTGCAGCCCGGCTACCGCATCTACGGCGAGCCTTCTGGTGCAGAGCCGGAGGAGGCCATCGATGTACCGGCGGGGGATCGCGCCGTCGCCGAGCTCTTCGAGAGTCGGGAGCGCGGAGCAGGCGTGCGGATTCGCACCTACCTCGCATCCGCGACGAAGACGTACCGCGCGGCGGTGCGCTCCTTCCTCTACAACCCGTTCTCGTCCTGGCGCGACTTCGCCTCGAGAGCCGTACTGGCTTCCGCGCCTGCGGTGCTTCCGCTGCTGACCAGGTCGCTGTGGTCGTTCGCCACGCGGCGGTTCCAGGATCTGCGTCTGCGGCAGATCCTCGCGTATCCGGCCGTCTTCCTCGGCACATCACCGTTCGCCGCTCCGGCGCTGTACCACCTCATGAGCCACATGGACCTCGTCGACGGAGTGAAGTATCCCGTAGGCGGCTTCCGCGCGTTCGTCGCCTCACTCGTCGACATCGCGCGTGAGAACGGCGTCGAACTCCTCGCCGACAGCGATGTGAAGGCGATCTCCAGCGCAGGCGGTGCGGTGCGTTCGGTCGAGTACACCCGCAACGGCGAGGCGCACCGGCTCTATGCCGACATCGTCGTCTCGGCTGTCGATGAGCACCACACCGAGACGGTGCTTCTCGAGCCCGCCGACCGGTCGTACCCGGAGAAGCGCTGGGGCGCACAGGTCTCAGGGCCCAGCGCCGTGCTCATCATGCTCGGTGTACGCGGAGAGCTGCCGCAGCTCCGGCACCACACGCTGTTCTTCTCGAACGACTGGCACGACAACTTCGACGCGATCTTCGGGTCGCCGACCCGCATCCCCGAGGCGCCGTCGCTGTACGTGTGCACACCGAGCGCGACGGACGACGGCGTGGCTCCCGCCGGCTGCGAGAACCTGTTCGTACTCGTGCCGCTGCCCGCCGACACGAAGATCGGGGCCGGCGGCATCGATGGGGCCGGTGACGAACTCGTCAACCTGGCGGCGGATCGGGCCATCGCGCAGATCGGCGCCTGGGCGGGCATCCCCGAGCTGAGCTCGCGCATCGTCGTGCAGCGCACGTTCGGGCCCGCCGATTTCGCCACGGACTTCAACTCCTTCCGCGGCAGCGCGCTGGGTCCGGCGCACACACTCGCCCAGAGCGCGTTCTTCCGCGGCGTCACGCGGTCACGGCGGATCGACGGACTCTTCTACACCGGTGCGACCTCGGTTCCGGGTGTCGGCCTGCCCATGTGTCTCATCAGCGCGGAACTCGTGCTCAAGCACGTCAGGGGCGATCACTCGCCCGGGCCGCTGGAGGAACCGTGA
- a CDS encoding phytoene/squalene synthase family protein has protein sequence MNSTDLSLYTATANASARVVIRRYSTSFGWASRLLPGSMRDHIARIYALVRVADELVDGPAEAAGVDRETRAAMLDDLEAETERGLRLGFSTNLVVHAFATTARAHGIGMELCAPFFASMRRDLDAAVFDEAQLDEYIHGSAEVVGLMCLAVFEDGSNRGSGERERLQEGARRLGAAFQKVNFLRDFSGDHDELGRTYLPAAAPVSPAPTLTDDSKAEAVASIRDDLRVADAAIPLLDPSCRPAVWAARAMFGELTDRLDAAPASALMTSRLRVPDPVKARILVRALAMKARP, from the coding sequence ATGAACTCGACCGATCTCTCCCTCTACACCGCGACCGCGAACGCCAGCGCGCGCGTCGTCATCCGTCGCTACTCGACGTCGTTCGGCTGGGCGAGTCGTCTCCTCCCGGGATCGATGCGAGATCACATCGCGCGCATCTACGCGCTCGTGCGCGTCGCCGACGAACTGGTCGACGGGCCCGCCGAGGCCGCTGGGGTCGACCGCGAGACCCGAGCGGCGATGCTGGACGACCTCGAGGCGGAGACCGAGCGCGGTCTGAGGCTGGGGTTCAGCACGAACCTGGTGGTGCACGCGTTCGCCACGACGGCGCGTGCGCACGGGATCGGGATGGAGCTGTGCGCACCGTTCTTCGCTTCGATGCGCAGAGACCTCGATGCGGCCGTGTTCGACGAAGCGCAGCTCGACGAGTACATCCACGGATCCGCCGAGGTCGTCGGCCTCATGTGCCTGGCCGTGTTCGAGGATGGCAGCAACCGCGGCAGCGGCGAGCGCGAACGACTTCAGGAGGGCGCTCGGCGCCTCGGGGCGGCATTCCAGAAGGTCAACTTCCTGCGCGACTTCTCCGGCGACCACGATGAACTCGGGCGCACCTACCTCCCGGCCGCGGCGCCGGTGAGCCCCGCGCCGACCCTCACCGATGACTCCAAGGCCGAAGCCGTCGCATCCATCCGCGATGATCTCCGCGTGGCGGATGCCGCCATCCCGCTCCTCGATCCTTCATGCCGACCGGCGGTCTGGGCCGCGAGGGCGATGTTCGGCGAGCTCACCGACCGCCTCGATGCGGCACCGGCGTCTGCGCTGATGACCTCCAGGCTTCGCGTGCCCGACCCTGTCAAGGCACGGATCCTGGTGCGCGCGCTGGCGATGAAGGCGCGGCCGTGA
- a CDS encoding polyprenyl synthetase family protein, which translates to MGDPDVGVDVTAVFDARLTEILAHRRGRSQAFSAPYAQLWDALERMALGGKKVRPRLLLNAHTALGGTDERAAVDAACAIELLHVALVIHDDVIDRDLVRRGEMNITGRFASEALLRGAPRRAAHAWGESSSLLAGDLMLTLAHSVLARLDVDERRRQAALEIFDETVFESAAGEHHDVWLSMHLESATSDDVLAMVDQKTAAYSFQAPLTLAAVLAGAPPVLVAELAVIARRIGVIYQLRDDVLGVFGDERETGKSTSSDLREGKETLLVSYARSDAAWATVAPYFGDDEMSASEGESLRRVIEESGALLFVESLISDRCDEVHRLIRESQLPAPMAEQLVDLVSTCRTRTS; encoded by the coding sequence ATGGGTGATCCCGACGTCGGCGTCGATGTCACCGCCGTGTTCGACGCGAGGCTCACGGAGATCCTCGCTCACAGGAGGGGGCGCTCTCAGGCGTTCTCCGCGCCGTACGCGCAGCTGTGGGATGCCCTCGAACGCATGGCGCTCGGCGGCAAGAAGGTGCGTCCGCGGCTGCTGCTGAATGCGCACACGGCGCTCGGCGGCACCGATGAGCGCGCGGCTGTCGACGCTGCCTGCGCGATCGAATTGCTGCACGTCGCGCTCGTGATCCACGACGACGTCATCGACCGCGACCTGGTGCGCCGCGGCGAGATGAATATCACGGGACGATTCGCGTCCGAGGCGCTGCTGCGCGGCGCACCCAGGCGAGCGGCGCACGCGTGGGGAGAATCGTCCTCTCTGCTGGCCGGCGACCTCATGCTCACGCTCGCGCATTCCGTGCTCGCCAGGCTCGACGTGGACGAGCGACGACGGCAGGCCGCGCTCGAGATCTTCGATGAGACCGTCTTCGAGAGCGCAGCGGGTGAGCATCATGACGTGTGGCTCAGCATGCATCTGGAATCCGCGACTTCGGATGACGTGCTGGCCATGGTCGATCAGAAGACCGCCGCATACTCGTTCCAGGCGCCGCTCACTCTCGCTGCGGTTCTCGCCGGTGCGCCGCCGGTTCTCGTGGCCGAGCTCGCGGTGATCGCACGCCGCATCGGTGTGATCTACCAGCTTCGCGACGACGTCCTCGGCGTTTTCGGGGACGAACGTGAGACAGGCAAGTCCACCTCGAGTGATCTGCGAGAGGGGAAGGAGACTCTTCTTGTCTCTTATGCGCGTTCGGACGCGGCCTGGGCAACAGTCGCACCGTACTTCGGCGACGACGAGATGAGCGCGTCGGAGGGCGAGAGTCTTCGTCGGGTCATCGAGGAATCCGGTGCGCTCCTGTTCGTCGAGTCGCTCATCTCCGATCGCTGCGACGAGGTGCATCGACTGATCCGTGAGTCGCAGCTGCCGGCACCCATGGCCGAGCAGCTGGTCGACCTGGTCTCGACCTGCCGTACACGCACCTCATGA
- the idi gene encoding isopentenyl-diphosphate Delta-isomerase produces MVVLVDDAGTPIGAQSKATAHGSATPRHLAFSCHVVDADGRVLVTRRALTKQTWPGVWTNSFCGHPAPDESLEDAVRRRAAFELGLAVDMIECVAPKFGYVARDASGIQENEHCPVFIARAASPLSPNPDEVAETQWTTASALALATGIAPWAFSPWLVEHLPQVLPHLPGDAERHVDGVDEHG; encoded by the coding sequence ATGGTCGTTCTGGTCGACGATGCGGGCACCCCGATCGGTGCGCAGAGCAAGGCCACGGCACACGGATCCGCGACGCCTCGGCACCTGGCGTTCTCGTGCCATGTGGTCGACGCCGATGGTCGTGTCCTCGTCACCAGGCGAGCGCTCACGAAGCAGACGTGGCCGGGAGTGTGGACGAACTCGTTCTGCGGCCATCCCGCGCCCGACGAGAGCCTGGAAGATGCCGTCCGGCGCCGCGCCGCGTTCGAGCTCGGTCTCGCCGTCGACATGATCGAGTGCGTGGCTCCCAAGTTCGGATACGTGGCACGGGATGCCTCCGGCATCCAGGAGAACGAGCACTGCCCGGTCTTCATCGCCAGGGCAGCGTCCCCCCTGTCGCCGAATCCGGACGAGGTCGCCGAGACGCAGTGGACGACGGCATCCGCGCTCGCGCTCGCGACCGGCATCGCCCCCTGGGCCTTCAGCCCATGGCTCGTCGAGCACCTTCCGCAGGTTCTGCCGCATCTTCCCGGCGACGCCGAACGCCACGTCGACGGGGTGGACGAGCATGGGTGA
- a CDS encoding MarR family winged helix-turn-helix transcriptional regulator, giving the protein MPDPKRDVPQDAGMRYFSRDSDLVDRSDLTEADIDQCVRVMEALRGWQEAARTLSEASKRYMKLNESDMRAIRMIIRAQQQDRAVTPKDIAREVGISSASTTKLVDRLVAGGHLVRTQHPSDRRTVCIEVTETTRISAHETIGRQHARRFAAAAAMPPADREAVIRFLTALSEADEPQGELA; this is encoded by the coding sequence GTGCCAGATCCCAAGCGCGACGTCCCACAGGACGCCGGCATGCGCTACTTCTCCCGTGATTCAGACCTGGTCGACCGTTCGGATCTGACAGAGGCCGACATCGACCAGTGCGTCAGAGTCATGGAGGCGCTGCGCGGATGGCAGGAGGCAGCCCGCACTCTCTCCGAGGCCTCGAAGCGGTATATGAAACTCAACGAGAGCGACATGCGCGCGATCCGGATGATCATCAGGGCTCAGCAGCAGGATCGCGCCGTCACGCCGAAGGACATCGCCCGCGAGGTCGGAATCTCCAGCGCATCGACGACGAAGCTCGTCGATCGGCTCGTCGCCGGAGGACACCTCGTTCGCACGCAGCATCCGAGCGATCGCCGGACCGTGTGCATCGAGGTCACCGAGACCACGCGGATCTCCGCCCACGAGACCATCGGGCGCCAGCACGCACGTCGGTTCGCAGCCGCCGCAGCGATGCCGCCGGCTGATCGCGAGGCCGTGATCCGATTCCTGACGGCACTCAGCGAGGCCGACGAGCCTCAGGGCGAGCTCGCGTGA
- a CDS encoding alpha/beta fold hydrolase, translating to MAAPLAELTRMPNPQLVYAADGTRLATYTWGDIDAPVVVVVHGFASNARDNWVLTGWVRDLTGAGYRVLALDQRGHGSSDKPHDAAAYAIRTLATDVETVMDVYLVEEAFYVGYSLGARVGWEVVRDLPQRITRAVLGGVPDGIPLERLDVDQVRAYVDKGEPVQDQTTKNYIALTERVSGNDLHSLLALAEGMRLTRTVDPDPSNAPTSPILFATGSKDAIIAGSRALADAAPQGRFFEIPDRNHFNAPGSRAFKDAALEFLEAAD from the coding sequence GTGGCTGCTCCCCTTGCTGAACTGACCAGGATGCCGAACCCGCAGCTCGTGTACGCGGCTGACGGCACGCGACTGGCGACGTACACCTGGGGCGACATCGATGCCCCGGTCGTCGTGGTCGTGCACGGTTTCGCCTCCAATGCACGCGACAACTGGGTGCTCACCGGATGGGTGCGCGACCTCACCGGCGCCGGGTATCGGGTGCTGGCGCTCGATCAGCGCGGCCACGGGTCCAGTGACAAACCGCACGACGCCGCAGCGTACGCGATCCGCACGCTGGCGACCGATGTCGAGACGGTCATGGACGTCTACCTCGTCGAGGAGGCGTTCTACGTCGGGTACTCGCTCGGGGCCAGGGTCGGCTGGGAGGTCGTGCGCGACCTTCCGCAGCGGATCACCAGGGCCGTGCTCGGCGGAGTCCCGGACGGCATCCCCCTCGAACGGCTCGACGTCGATCAGGTGCGCGCATATGTCGACAAGGGTGAGCCGGTGCAGGATCAGACGACGAAGAACTACATCGCGCTGACGGAGCGAGTCTCAGGCAACGACCTGCACTCACTCCTGGCGCTGGCCGAGGGCATGCGCCTCACCCGGACGGTCGACCCTGACCCGTCGAACGCGCCCACCAGTCCGATCCTCTTCGCGACCGGATCGAAGGACGCCATCATCGCCGGCTCCCGCGCTCTGGCGGACGCCGCGCCGCAGGGCCGGTTCTTCGAGATCCCCGATCGGAACCACTTCAATGCGCCCGGGTCCCGCGCGTTCAAGGATGCCGCGCTGGAGTTCCTCGAAGCGGCCGATTGA
- a CDS encoding NAD(P)-dependent alcohol dehydrogenase, which yields MTTVIPAIVASSATDSLALGTIERRDVGAADVRIDIRWAGICHSDIHTVQGDWGPQHYPLTVGHEIAGTVAEVGSEVTKFKVGDRVGVGCLVNSCGECANCAAGSEQYCLKGAIGTYGARDLDGTITQGGYSTEVIVTESFVLRVPEAIPYEKAAPLLCAGITTYSPLRHWNAGPGKRVAVVGLGGLGHMAVKIAHAMGAEVTVLSRSLSKKDDALGLGADHYFATEDPETFRSLRSSFDLIINSVSAAVDIDAYLKLLALDGTLVNVGAPSEPMPVNAGTLIGARRSFAGSNIGGIAETQEMLDFCAEHGIAPEVEITSADQINEAWARVLASDVRYRFVIDVETLKA from the coding sequence ATGACCACCGTGATCCCCGCCATCGTCGCGTCCTCCGCCACTGACTCACTCGCCCTCGGCACGATCGAACGCCGCGACGTCGGCGCAGCAGATGTGCGCATCGACATCCGATGGGCGGGCATCTGCCACTCGGACATCCATACAGTGCAGGGTGATTGGGGTCCGCAGCACTACCCGCTGACGGTCGGTCACGAGATCGCGGGCACCGTGGCCGAGGTCGGCTCCGAGGTGACGAAGTTCAAGGTCGGCGACCGCGTCGGCGTCGGATGCCTGGTCAACTCCTGCGGCGAGTGCGCGAACTGCGCGGCGGGAAGCGAGCAGTACTGCCTGAAGGGCGCGATCGGCACCTACGGCGCCCGTGACCTCGACGGCACGATCACTCAGGGCGGATACTCCACCGAAGTCATCGTCACCGAGAGCTTCGTGCTGCGGGTGCCTGAGGCGATCCCGTACGAGAAGGCCGCTCCTCTGCTGTGCGCCGGCATCACGACGTACTCGCCGCTGCGGCACTGGAACGCCGGCCCCGGCAAGAGGGTCGCCGTCGTCGGGCTCGGCGGGCTCGGCCACATGGCCGTCAAGATCGCGCATGCCATGGGCGCAGAGGTCACGGTGCTCTCACGTTCGTTGAGCAAGAAGGATGACGCGCTCGGGCTCGGCGCCGATCACTACTTCGCCACCGAAGACCCGGAGACGTTCCGGTCGCTGCGCTCCAGCTTCGACCTGATCATCAACTCGGTCTCCGCTGCCGTCGACATCGATGCGTATCTGAAGCTGCTGGCGCTGGACGGCACCCTCGTCAACGTGGGCGCGCCGTCTGAGCCGATGCCGGTCAACGCCGGCACTCTGATCGGCGCGCGCCGCTCGTTCGCCGGGTCCAACATCGGCGGCATCGCGGAGACCCAGGAGATGCTCGACTTCTGCGCCGAGCACGGCATCGCCCCTGAGGTCGAGATCACTTCGGCCGATCAGATCAACGAGGCCTGGGCCCGAGTGCTGGCATCCGATGTGCGCTACCGATTCGTGATCGACGTCGAGACGCTGAAGGCCTGA
- a CDS encoding LacI family DNA-binding transcriptional regulator yields MTRTTIADVAREAGVTKATVSHALSGNRPISSETRDRVLAAVERLNWVPSQSARALATSRANALAVVLARDPEVIANDSFFPAFIAGVESVLAPTETALILQVVPDRAAEERAYRALSRGRADGTLLLDLRTEDWRVPFLAELSLPTVLVGAYDQPTGFSCVRTDDAAPVREIVAKLRADGHERIAHVSGPLDYVHSKARAEAYVEAVGSVELLREGDFSAASGRTLTAELLALSSRPSAILYSNDTMAIAGLSYARSQGLSIPRDLAISGFDDDHLSAHLSPTLTSVSSDPAARGRAAARLLQADILGAEPRTEIVDCNVVHFRESTGSTASATPTVSRRTP; encoded by the coding sequence ATGACTCGCACGACGATCGCCGATGTGGCCCGCGAGGCCGGCGTCACGAAGGCCACGGTCTCGCACGCCCTCAGCGGTAACCGCCCGATCTCGAGCGAAACCCGCGACAGGGTGCTCGCGGCGGTGGAGCGCCTCAACTGGGTGCCGAGCCAGAGCGCGAGAGCGCTCGCGACCAGTCGAGCCAACGCGCTCGCGGTGGTTCTCGCCCGCGACCCGGAAGTCATCGCCAACGACTCGTTCTTCCCTGCTTTCATCGCCGGTGTCGAATCGGTGCTCGCCCCGACCGAGACGGCACTGATCCTCCAGGTCGTCCCCGACCGCGCGGCAGAGGAGCGGGCCTATCGTGCACTCAGCCGCGGTCGGGCAGACGGGACGCTCCTGCTCGACCTGCGCACGGAAGACTGGCGTGTCCCGTTCCTCGCCGAGCTGAGCCTGCCGACCGTGCTGGTCGGCGCGTACGATCAGCCCACCGGGTTCTCGTGCGTCCGCACCGATGATGCCGCCCCGGTCCGTGAGATCGTCGCCAAGCTCCGTGCCGACGGGCACGAGCGCATCGCCCATGTCTCCGGGCCGCTCGATTACGTGCACTCGAAGGCGCGCGCTGAGGCATATGTCGAAGCCGTCGGCAGCGTAGAGCTGCTTCGCGAAGGCGACTTCAGTGCCGCGAGCGGCCGCACACTCACCGCGGAGCTGCTGGCGCTTTCGAGCCGCCCGTCCGCCATCCTCTACTCCAACGACACGATGGCGATCGCCGGACTGTCTTACGCGCGCTCACAGGGTCTCTCGATCCCCCGCGATCTCGCGATCTCCGGGTTCGACGACGATCACCTGTCGGCTCATCTCTCCCCGACGCTGACCAGCGTCTCCTCCGATCCCGCTGCGCGAGGCCGCGCGGCAGCCCGCCTCCTCCAGGCGGACATCCTCGGCGCGGAACCCCGCACCGAGATCGTCGACTGCAACGTCGTGCACTTCCGCGAGAGCACCGGGTCGACAGCATCCGCAACACCCACAGTGTCAAGGAGGACACCATGA